A single region of the Prochlorococcus marinus str. MIT 0917 genome encodes:
- a CDS encoding glutathione S-transferase N-terminal domain-containing protein: MKHNILYSFRRCPYAIRARWALLNTNQVVELREVELKNKPIELIQISKKATVPVLKTSLNKVIDESLEIMIWSIKKSNRDELFGNINNNNENSKEIFSLIETNDTVFKYHLDRFKYASRFNFEESATHHDACMKILLSLNNRLKEFSNKGKPLFLVDAKETLADWAVWPFVRQFRIADIKKFDQNNEIKYLRSWLNYFFTHKKYPIVMKKFEPWSKLNEPIFFGKTGSESF; the protein is encoded by the coding sequence ATGAAGCACAATATTTTATATAGCTTTAGACGATGTCCTTACGCAATCAGAGCTAGATGGGCTTTATTAAATACGAATCAGGTAGTGGAATTGAGAGAGGTCGAACTAAAGAACAAGCCTATTGAACTAATTCAAATTTCTAAAAAAGCAACTGTACCTGTATTAAAGACTAGTTTAAATAAAGTAATTGATGAGAGCTTAGAAATAATGATATGGAGTATTAAAAAATCAAATAGGGATGAATTATTTGGTAATATTAATAATAATAATGAGAATTCAAAAGAAATATTTAGCCTTATAGAAACAAATGATACAGTATTCAAATATCATTTGGATCGGTTTAAATATGCATCTAGATTCAATTTTGAAGAGTCAGCAACTCATCATGATGCCTGCATGAAAATACTTTTATCTTTAAATAACAGATTAAAAGAATTTTCAAACAAAGGTAAACCTCTATTTCTTGTTGATGCAAAAGAAACGTTAGCTGATTGGGCTGTCTGGCCATTTGTCAGGCAATTTAGAATAGCGGACATAAAAAAGTTTGATCAAAACAATGAAATAAAATATTTACGAAGTTGGTTAAATTATTTTTTTACTCATAAAAAGTATCCAATAGTTATGAAAAAGTTTGAACCCTGGAGCAAGCTAAATGAGCCTATATTTTTCGGAAAGACAGGAAGTGAATCATTCTGA
- a CDS encoding GIY-YIG nuclease family protein — MSGFVYLMKNGDLYKLGCTTNLKSEASKMKPGEIISSFKTNDPKSFEVRLLRLYKKKRIPDTNYFRLSESEVNNCKKHLEGKSNFPKSLNDELRIGLNGSLLFAAITFLISFFINKMLILSLSLSIFFSSLPMWTLAIIGSFGGYDTDDLALFSTVSNRLKGLSIGISMISVSYVLYTFSRLSIPF; from the coding sequence ATGTCAGGATTTGTTTATTTAATGAAAAATGGTGATTTATATAAACTCGGATGTACCACTAATTTGAAAAGTGAGGCTAGTAAAATGAAACCAGGGGAAATAATTTCTTCTTTCAAAACCAATGACCCCAAATCTTTTGAGGTAAGATTGCTAAGGCTTTATAAGAAAAAAAGAATCCCAGATACGAATTACTTTCGTTTATCTGAATCAGAAGTTAATAATTGTAAAAAACATTTAGAGGGCAAAAGTAATTTCCCAAAAAGCTTAAACGATGAGTTAAGAATAGGACTGAATGGATCTTTGCTTTTTGCGGCTATAACTTTTTTGATTTCATTCTTTATTAATAAGATGCTAATACTTAGTTTATCCCTTTCAATATTTTTTTCCTCTCTACCTATGTGGACACTTGCAATAATTGGTAGTTTTGGAGGTTATGACACTGATGATCTTGCACTTTTTTCGACAGTTTCTAACAGATTAAAAGGCCTTTCTATTGGCATTTCTATGATTTCGGTTTCATATGTTCTATATACTTTTTCTCGCCTTTCTATTCCCTTTTAA
- a CDS encoding SDR family NAD(P)-dependent oxidoreductase, producing MRKILISGASRGIGKAIALKLLKEGHSLSLGVRKKEDLINTALDPKLNNSDTFLVHTYDATDQNSSKEWVEKTVKSFKNIDTIIHCAGIFKRTNLLFNDNEMKDIEDIWKVNVMGPWILTKYSWKYLSLSNSARIIVLVSMSGKRSKGNLASYSMSKFALMSLCQTMRNEGWENGIRVTAICPGWVNTDMAKEINNFPKKDMIQTNDIASICTNLLDLPNSSVPFEITLNCQLETTI from the coding sequence ATGAGAAAAATCCTTATAAGTGGAGCAAGTAGAGGGATAGGAAAAGCGATCGCATTAAAATTACTGAAAGAAGGACATTCGTTAAGCCTAGGAGTAAGAAAAAAAGAAGATTTAATCAATACAGCCTTAGATCCAAAATTAAACAATTCAGATACTTTTTTGGTACACACTTATGATGCCACTGATCAAAATTCATCAAAGGAATGGGTAGAGAAAACAGTCAAATCTTTTAAAAATATTGATACTATTATTCATTGTGCTGGGATATTCAAAAGAACAAATTTATTATTTAATGATAATGAAATGAAAGATATTGAAGATATTTGGAAAGTCAATGTGATGGGGCCATGGATATTAACAAAATATTCTTGGAAGTATTTATCCCTAAGTAATTCAGCACGAATTATTGTATTGGTATCAATGAGTGGGAAACGATCAAAAGGTAACTTAGCAAGCTATTCAATGAGTAAGTTCGCTTTAATGAGCTTATGTCAAACCATGAGAAATGAAGGATGGGAAAATGGTATTAGAGTGACAGCTATTTGCCCAGGCTGGGTAAATACAGACATGGCAAAAGAAATAAATAATTTTCCCAAAAAAGATATGATACAGACAAATGATATTGCAAGTATTTGTACAAATTTACTTGATTTACCAAACAGTTCAGTTCCTTTTGAAATTACACTCAATTGTCAACTCGAAACAACCATTTAG
- the crtL gene encoding lycopene beta cyclase codes for MSTSALKDALVLGSGPGALSIAAALAIENLNVEILSEQSPDEPWPFTYGIWGEEVDELGLSHLLEHRWVNTISYFGEGDKDPTSKKNEVTKHNRDYGLFDKNKLQAYWLEQCNKAEIEWHKGSAINLETNQLISTVKTSNGKELNARVVIDATGYKPVFIKSQNQGPVAVQTCYGIVGEFNAPPVEKDQFVLMDYRCDHLNPEERKEAPTFLYAMDMGNGKFFLEETSLGLFPPVSLDELKRRLEKRLETRGLEIKSLEHEEHGSYLPMNMPIPDLTQPVLGFGGSAGMVHPASGYMVGSLLRRAPKVAKALALAMKDPKASSALLAKQGWQTLWPSELRRKQAIYKFGLEKLMRFEEKLLRGFFIEFFSLPNKQWYGFLTNTLSLKELISAMWKMFRKSPWTIKQGLMNMHGRELNLLFKALIVSNK; via the coding sequence ATGAGCACTAGTGCATTAAAAGATGCTCTAGTACTAGGCTCAGGCCCAGGCGCTTTATCAATAGCGGCAGCATTAGCGATTGAAAACTTAAATGTTGAAATCTTGTCGGAGCAATCGCCAGATGAACCTTGGCCCTTCACTTATGGGATTTGGGGGGAAGAGGTTGACGAGCTTGGTCTAAGTCATTTGCTTGAACATAGATGGGTAAACACCATTAGTTATTTTGGTGAGGGAGACAAAGATCCAACTTCTAAAAAGAATGAAGTGACAAAACATAATAGAGATTATGGGCTTTTTGATAAAAACAAATTACAAGCTTATTGGTTAGAGCAATGCAATAAGGCTGAAATAGAGTGGCACAAAGGATCAGCAATCAATTTAGAAACAAATCAATTAATAAGCACAGTTAAAACATCTAACGGAAAGGAACTTAATGCTCGCGTGGTAATTGACGCAACTGGCTACAAACCTGTTTTTATTAAGTCCCAGAACCAAGGGCCTGTAGCCGTTCAAACTTGTTATGGGATCGTGGGTGAGTTCAACGCACCCCCTGTCGAGAAAGATCAATTTGTTTTAATGGATTATCGTTGCGACCACTTGAATCCAGAGGAGAGAAAAGAAGCTCCAACATTTTTATACGCTATGGACATGGGAAATGGAAAGTTTTTCTTAGAAGAAACATCATTAGGGCTATTTCCTCCAGTCTCTCTTGATGAGTTAAAAAGAAGACTGGAAAAAAGATTGGAGACTCGGGGTTTAGAAATAAAAAGTCTTGAACATGAAGAGCATGGTTCATATCTGCCAATGAACATGCCTATCCCTGACCTAACGCAACCAGTGCTTGGATTTGGCGGTTCTGCTGGGATGGTTCATCCCGCATCGGGATACATGGTTGGCAGCCTTTTAAGAAGAGCTCCTAAAGTTGCCAAAGCCCTTGCATTGGCAATGAAAGACCCCAAAGCATCCTCAGCTTTATTAGCAAAGCAAGGTTGGCAAACCTTATGGCCATCAGAACTTAGAAGAAAACAAGCTATTTATAAATTTGGTTTAGAAAAATTGATGCGGTTTGAAGAGAAGTTGCTAAGAGGATTTTTTATAGAATTCTTTAGTTTACCTAACAAACAATGGTATGGATTCCTTACAAATACCCTTAGCCTTAAAGAACTAATATCTGCAATGTGGAAGATGTTTAGAAAATCACCCTGGACTATCAAACAAGGCTTAATGAATATGCATGGTAGAGAATTAAATTTATTATTTAAAGCATTAATAGTTAGTAATAAATGA
- a CDS encoding SDR family NAD(P)-dependent oxidoreductase: protein MNEKANTLIKEKPLTIFITGGTSGIGYEAVLKLISLGHNIILPCKNISRANEVLSNIFNQSPVKLSNKGEVYTPIMDLSDLKSIDSLCAELKIKCVNIDVLILNAGLQYTGSKKPRMSMQGIELTFAVNHLSHFYLTQKILPLIDKKNDPKIIITSSEVHNPNSGGGKVGAKASLGNLKGLEFGAGFEMIDGNKFNADKAYKDSKLCNILFARKLSDILVSKKLSIPVIAWAPGLVISRDNQGFFRYSRKYNELGQILFAFLARDILRITTSNKNAGLLLSNLACLCIYRIPGFNYYSNKIISLGKFIFEKTDISNDAQRGDLADNLWDLSQSLIDKIHR, encoded by the coding sequence ATGAATGAAAAAGCAAATACTTTAATAAAAGAAAAACCTCTGACTATTTTTATAACAGGTGGTACGTCAGGTATAGGTTATGAAGCAGTTTTAAAATTAATTTCTCTTGGTCATAATATAATTTTACCTTGTAAAAATATTTCTAGAGCGAATGAAGTATTGTCTAATATATTTAACCAATCTCCAGTTAAATTATCTAATAAAGGTGAGGTTTATACTCCTATAATGGATCTTTCTGATTTGAAAAGCATTGATTCTCTATGTGCTGAACTTAAAATTAAATGTGTGAATATCGATGTTTTAATTTTGAATGCTGGTCTGCAATATACAGGCTCAAAAAAACCTAGAATGTCAATGCAGGGGATTGAATTAACTTTTGCAGTCAATCATTTATCACATTTCTATCTTACACAAAAGATTTTACCTTTAATAGATAAGAAAAATGATCCGAAAATAATTATTACTTCATCAGAAGTTCATAATCCTAATAGTGGTGGAGGTAAAGTAGGAGCAAAGGCAAGCTTGGGAAATTTAAAAGGATTAGAATTTGGTGCAGGTTTTGAAATGATTGATGGAAATAAATTTAATGCTGATAAAGCATATAAAGATAGTAAATTATGTAATATTCTTTTTGCAAGAAAGTTAAGTGATATTTTGGTGAGCAAGAAATTATCAATACCAGTTATTGCATGGGCTCCAGGCTTGGTTATCTCTCGAGATAACCAAGGATTTTTTAGATACAGCAGAAAATACAATGAATTAGGACAAATATTATTTGCTTTTTTAGCTAGAGATATTTTAAGAATAACCACATCAAATAAAAATGCAGGTTTACTTCTAAGCAATCTAGCTTGCTTATGTATATATAGAATACCTGGATTCAATTACTATAGTAATAAAATTATTTCATTAGGAAAATTTATTTTTGAAAAGACTGATATCAGTAATGATGCCCAAAGAGGAGATTTAGCAGATAATTTATGGGATCTATCTCAATCTCTAATAGATAAGATACATAGATAA
- a CDS encoding mechanosensitive ion channel family protein — protein MDDFFKNIIISLLTFSIGCIISLVSPKILKKVLRKITFATQSKTDDYIATLLIETIKPLGFILSFIVAWKVLLIGGIVDKTFIGISKFLCLIYIVRFVNRVFLKIIQRWASKINDQSISEMIRSLSPMVGASVWSLGVIFYLQNMGVQMAAIWALLSAGGIGAGLALKEPVQEFFEYITILLDKPFQSGQFIHIDGIWAKVESVGVRSTRLRSINGEAIVMSNSRLTNGVISNYAEMKKRRLVHKLGVVYETTYEQTKSIPMMIKNIVDKTENAIFDRCHFIEFANSSLDFELVYYIPTSDYLQAMSAQQEINLEIMKKFQKENINFAYPTQTIHVNK, from the coding sequence ATGGATGATTTTTTTAAAAACATAATTATTTCATTACTTACTTTTAGCATAGGTTGCATTATTTCCTTGGTGAGTCCAAAAATCTTAAAAAAGGTTTTAAGGAAAATAACCTTTGCGACACAAAGCAAAACTGATGACTATATAGCTACTCTTTTAATTGAAACTATTAAACCTTTAGGGTTTATCTTAAGTTTCATAGTTGCATGGAAAGTCTTACTAATTGGTGGAATAGTAGATAAGACATTTATTGGTATTAGTAAGTTTTTATGCCTTATTTATATTGTAAGATTTGTAAATAGAGTATTTTTGAAAATAATACAAAGATGGGCAAGCAAAATCAATGATCAATCTATTAGTGAGATGATTCGTTCACTTAGTCCAATGGTTGGAGCATCTGTTTGGAGCCTGGGAGTTATTTTTTACCTTCAAAATATGGGTGTCCAAATGGCAGCCATTTGGGCTCTTTTAAGTGCAGGAGGTATAGGAGCTGGACTTGCCTTAAAGGAACCAGTTCAAGAGTTCTTCGAATACATAACGATCCTCTTAGACAAACCATTTCAAAGTGGACAATTCATTCATATTGATGGTATCTGGGCAAAGGTTGAGAGCGTAGGCGTCAGATCCACACGCCTAAGAAGTATTAACGGTGAAGCAATAGTGATGAGCAATAGCAGACTCACAAATGGAGTAATCTCAAATTATGCTGAGATGAAGAAAAGAAGACTGGTTCATAAATTAGGGGTGGTCTATGAAACCACATATGAACAAACAAAAAGCATACCTATGATGATAAAAAACATCGTTGATAAAACTGAAAATGCGATCTTCGACCGATGTCATTTTATCGAATTCGCAAATAGTAGTCTTGATTTTGAACTTGTCTATTACATTCCTACAAGTGATTATCTTCAGGCAATGTCAGCGCAACAGGAAATTAATCTAGAAATAATGAAGAAGTTCCAAAAGGAAAATATTAACTTCGCATATCCAACTCAAACAATTCATGTCAATAAATAA
- a CDS encoding isochorismatase family protein has product MDSFFKKSLTPINVYNNILVENETLLLIVDVQQKLINNIKDNQLLIFNIKKLIDTCKLLNVRIAISEQNPLKLGKTLKSITDNNEYAKFEKMEFSCSKNKNFINYINEYNFKNIIVCGIESHICILQTSIDLLQKGFNILIPKDAIGSRNEIDNDTAFLRLILSGAVASTTESLICELCKTANREEFRELSKILKNSFSN; this is encoded by the coding sequence ATGGATTCATTTTTTAAAAAAAGTCTCACCCCAATAAATGTATATAATAATATATTAGTAGAGAATGAAACATTACTACTTATAGTAGATGTTCAACAAAAGCTTATAAACAATATTAAAGATAATCAACTTTTAATATTTAACATAAAAAAGCTTATTGATACATGTAAATTGCTTAATGTTCGTATCGCTATATCGGAACAAAATCCATTGAAACTTGGGAAGACACTAAAATCAATTACAGACAATAATGAATATGCTAAATTTGAAAAAATGGAATTTAGTTGTAGTAAGAATAAGAACTTTATAAATTATATAAATGAATATAATTTTAAAAATATAATAGTTTGTGGAATTGAGAGTCATATATGTATTCTTCAGACATCGATTGATCTTTTACAAAAAGGGTTTAACATACTAATCCCAAAAGATGCTATTGGAAGTAGAAATGAAATAGATAATGATACTGCTTTTTTAAGGCTTATATTATCTGGTGCAGTTGCATCCACGACTGAAAGTCTAATATGTGAATTATGTAAGACCGCTAATAGAGAAGAATTTAGGGAGCTTAGTAAAATTTTAAAAAATTCATTTTCAAATTAA
- a CDS encoding Fur family transcriptional regulator — translation MILISPSSYRTHPSPLESGLRSDGKRMTPQRKKVLSLFEEIGSGIHLSAEEVHSKLTISGEKVSLATIYRTLRLLVKMTFLNELDLSEGGNRFELLSHDHPDHHHLICIRCGRTEEFENKDVINAGTSAAKKFGFKLLESSLNVRALCPMCLNK, via the coding sequence CTGATATTGATTTCTCCTTCCTCCTATCGTACCCATCCTTCTCCTCTTGAGTCTGGTCTCCGTTCAGATGGAAAAAGAATGACCCCTCAAAGGAAAAAGGTTCTTTCTTTGTTTGAAGAGATTGGCTCTGGAATCCATCTCAGCGCGGAGGAGGTGCATTCCAAATTGACAATTTCTGGGGAGAAGGTTTCTCTTGCGACTATTTACAGAACCTTAAGACTCTTGGTCAAGATGACATTCCTTAATGAACTTGATTTAAGTGAGGGAGGGAATAGGTTCGAATTGCTTAGTCATGATCATCCAGATCATCATCATTTGATTTGTATTCGCTGTGGTAGAACAGAAGAGTTTGAAAATAAAGATGTTATTAATGCTGGTACATCAGCCGCTAAAAAATTCGGATTTAAATTATTGGAGTCATCGTTAAACGTAAGAGCATTATGTCCTATGTGTCTTAACAAATAA
- the arsS gene encoding arsenosugar biosynthesis radical SAM (seleno)protein ArsS (Some members of this family are selenoproteins.) — MEITKPKFPKVKRGYLDTLQINIGYKCNQACSHCHVNSSPSRTEMMSDDIIKLIPKVIKANNINLLDITGGAPELHPKFKQLVKEVRSLNVEVMDRCNLTILTEPGYENLASFLASNKVQITASLPCYLEENVDKQRGKGVFEKSILALKKLNNFGYGIEDKGLILNLVYNPSGPQLPPSQKELEDTYRRELKERYGIFFSNLFVLANMPINRYENYLKIIGKLEEYNKLLKDNHNPENLNSVMCRTTLSVDWKGYLYDCDFNQQLGIKRDGKVKHLDDLLIPLASLKNNPISVGNHCFGCTAGAGSSCGGELT, encoded by the coding sequence ATGGAGATAACTAAACCAAAATTCCCAAAAGTCAAGAGAGGCTATCTTGATACTTTGCAAATAAATATAGGCTACAAATGTAATCAAGCTTGCAGTCATTGTCACGTTAATTCTAGTCCAAGCAGAACAGAAATGATGAGCGATGATATTATAAAACTTATACCTAAAGTTATAAAGGCCAACAATATTAATCTACTAGATATTACCGGAGGAGCTCCAGAACTTCATCCTAAATTCAAACAATTAGTAAAAGAAGTACGTAGTCTTAATGTTGAAGTCATGGACAGATGTAATTTAACCATTCTAACAGAGCCAGGTTATGAAAATCTAGCAAGTTTCTTGGCATCAAATAAAGTGCAAATTACAGCATCACTTCCTTGTTATCTCGAGGAAAATGTAGATAAACAACGTGGAAAAGGTGTTTTTGAAAAAAGTATATTGGCTCTTAAAAAGCTTAACAATTTTGGTTACGGAATAGAAGATAAAGGTCTAATTTTGAATCTAGTCTATAATCCAAGTGGTCCACAACTTCCACCATCCCAAAAAGAATTAGAAGATACTTATAGACGAGAACTAAAAGAAAGGTATGGTATTTTTTTCTCGAATTTATTTGTTTTAGCAAATATGCCAATTAATAGATATGAAAACTATTTAAAGATAATTGGCAAACTAGAAGAGTATAATAAATTGCTTAAAGATAATCATAATCCAGAAAATCTTAACTCAGTAATGTGTAGAACAACTCTGAGTGTTGATTGGAAAGGTTATCTATATGATTGTGATTTTAACCAACAACTTGGAATCAAGAGAGATGGCAAAGTTAAGCATTTGGATGATCTTTTGATTCCACTTGCCTCTTTAAAGAATAATCCTATTTCAGTAGGGAATCATTGTTTTGGCTGTACTGCTGGAGCTGGTTCAAGTTGTGGTGGAGAATTAACTTAA
- the stpA gene encoding glucosylglycerol 3-phosphatase, translated as MFRTKEEVIDTIINEQNILIVQDLDGVCIPLVQDPLKRALNKDYVKDVSRLEEKFAVLTCGEHEGRRGVNRLVENALNSKTIARENGYYLPGLAACGVELQDRFSNSSHPGLKDEEINFLAEVPKMMRSMLTNELKKFLPNISNEFRNKLIDVAVCDTRFTPTLNFNEIFNYVKNDFQKVKNLQLIMEKIMNNLLKNSKDHGLDNSFYLHLMPNLGIRDGKEIMKYSTQKEFGTTDIQFIINGAIKEAGLLLLLNKYIANKTGVYPFGENFNVRNAPKTHNKLVELCKDKIPSDQMPLLIGVGDTVTSVKEKKNNSWLRGGSDRGFLTLIQKLGEAYKQDNQVIFVNSCNDQVSRPRINGTDMTGISDPNDDLKFNMIINDGPKEYIEWFKQLASNF; from the coding sequence ATGTTTAGGACGAAAGAAGAAGTTATTGACACAATAATAAATGAACAAAATATTCTAATAGTTCAGGATCTAGATGGGGTATGTATTCCACTAGTCCAAGACCCACTCAAAAGAGCGCTCAACAAAGACTATGTGAAGGACGTTTCAAGATTAGAAGAGAAGTTCGCAGTCTTAACCTGCGGGGAACACGAAGGCAGAAGAGGTGTTAATCGGTTAGTTGAAAATGCGCTTAATTCAAAAACAATCGCAAGAGAAAATGGCTATTACTTACCTGGTCTTGCTGCATGTGGAGTTGAATTACAAGATAGATTTAGTAATTCATCTCATCCAGGGCTTAAAGATGAAGAGATTAACTTTTTAGCGGAAGTTCCAAAAATGATGCGTTCAATGTTAACTAATGAATTAAAAAAATTCTTACCAAACATTTCAAATGAATTCAGAAATAAATTAATTGATGTAGCTGTATGTGATACGCGATTTACTCCCACTCTAAACTTTAATGAAATTTTTAACTACGTTAAAAACGATTTTCAAAAAGTAAAAAATCTGCAATTGATTATGGAAAAAATAATGAATAATTTGCTAAAAAATTCTAAAGATCATGGCTTAGATAACTCTTTTTATTTGCATTTGATGCCAAATCTGGGAATAAGAGATGGCAAAGAAATAATGAAATATTCAACTCAAAAAGAATTCGGTACAACAGATATTCAGTTCATTATCAATGGTGCAATAAAAGAAGCAGGTCTTTTATTACTATTAAATAAATACATAGCAAACAAAACTGGCGTTTATCCTTTCGGTGAAAACTTCAATGTCAGAAATGCTCCTAAGACACATAATAAATTAGTAGAGCTATGCAAAGATAAAATTCCTAGTGATCAAATGCCACTGCTAATAGGCGTTGGCGATACAGTAACCTCAGTTAAAGAGAAAAAAAATAATTCTTGGTTAAGAGGTGGGAGTGACAGAGGTTTCTTAACATTGATCCAAAAGTTGGGAGAAGCATATAAACAAGATAATCAAGTTATATTTGTTAACAGCTGCAACGATCAGGTATCAAGACCAAGAATTAATGGTACTGATATGACAGGCATTAGTGATCCTAATGATGATTTAAAATTCAATATGATTATTAATGATGGTCCAAAAGAATATATTGAATGGTTTAAACAATTAGCTAGTAACTTTTAG